From Sphingorhabdus sp. SMR4y:
GCGCCAAGGTGTGCCCGCACGCAGTCTGTTCAGCGGGAGCTCCGTTTCAATTCCCGCAGCAAACCCCAAAGAGATAAAACCAAGCGCCAATGCACAGCGGCTCTGGCGGCAGGCTCAGCGCCTGCAGGGAAGCATAGCCCGGACTTATCTCCAAAAGCGCCTGATTAGTATTACTTCCCCAGAATTGCGCTTCCTCGAACGCACGCCGCTTCGCCCCAAAGGCCATGTCCGCTTTTTACCGGCAATGCTGGCAGCGGTGCGCACAGACGCTGAAATCATGGCCATTCACCGCACTTTCCTGCTTGCCGATGGTTCAGGCCAGGCCGATTTCATAAAACCCAAACGCGCGCTGGGATCCCTCGGCACCGGGGCCGTGCGCCTTTTTCCACCCAAAAATGGAGTTCTGGGATTAGCGGAAGGCACAGAAAGCGCCATGTCCGCGACGCAGCTTACCGGCATTCCGACCTGGGCGACGCTGGGCAATGAGCGTTTCGGGATCGTTACCATCCCGGAAAGCGTGAAGCGGCTTTATCTCTTCGTGGATCATGACGCTGGCGGCGACCTTGCCGAAGCCAAGGCCCGTGAACATTTTCAGATGCCCGACCGGTCGATTATAGCGCGCCGACCCGGTCAGCGCGGCGATGACTGGAATAACGAATTGTTTCGAGCAATCGCAGCTTCCACTTAACCCGGTCCACCCGTGACCCAGAGGAAAGGGGGCTTTTCCCTGATTATGCACGAGATGGCCGTCTGAGGTCTGTCCGTGCCTAACGGAGGAAAACCATCATGACTCTACAAAACGCACAGTTGCAACTTGACGATACACAGGATCTGGCCAGCGAAATAATAATCAAGGCCGCTCAGGAAATAACAGGTCGCCTCGGAACAGGTTCCCAAGTCACACGAAAAGACATCAACGCTATTTTCGAAACCCTCACCGGAAGCAGCGATGCGACCGATGGCTGGTCGGTAAAAATGACTGGCTGTGCCATCGAGCTGGCAGAGCTAATATGGCTTCGCGAACATTCCGGTATTTCACTCAATTCCGATTTTGCTGAAGTCGACAAATGCTTCATGGCCCTTGAGCAAGTTCTTCCGCCACAACATAACCGGCATGATGACCAGATTGCCCTCCAGCAATTTTCGACCCCTACCCGGCTTGCCTGGGCGATGGCTTTGGCAGCGGGCATTTCGCGCGACGATATCGTGCTCGAGCCATCTGCCGGAACGGGAATTCTCGCCATTTGGCCGCATCTTGTCGGCGCGAAGCTGATCCTCAATGAGATTGATGACCTGCGTAGTGCTTGTCTAAGCGAGCTGTTTCCGGGCGCTGTGCTCTCCTCACACGATGGCGAGCTGATCAATGAGTTGCTTCCATCCCGCCACAATCCAAATCTCGTGCTTATGAACCCGCCATTTGCGTGTAGCGCCGAACGCGGAAAAGATGGTCGCTCGGCTCTGCGGCACTTGCGTTCTGCATGGCGGCGTATGGCAGTTGGCGGCCGGCTTGTGGCGATCATGCCCGAGGGATTCAGCGCCGCCAAATTTGCCAAAAGCGAACCGGCACCATGTGCACTGCGCCTTGATGTGCGCATCATACGATCTTTTACACGCCGGGGAACCGGCATCACCGTGCGTCTTGTTGTCATCGACAAAATTGCTGCCGAACAATGCGCAGCGCCAATCGACATCGCTGATTTTGAGGGTTTGTACGACGCCTGCTGCGCTTTGCCCGAGCGCGCCGCCTCAAAATCCACTGCGCAAACTTCCAGACCCAAAGCAAACCCACTCGCGCTTGTGTCGAGCTACCGTTCCAAACGCCCGGTCGCGCAAGTTTCAAAATCCTCACCAGACATGCAAATATTCGAAAAGCTCATCTTTGAAGTTCTCGACGATGCGGCACCAACGCCGGAGCAAAAAGGCATTTATCTAGCCTACCGGCCAAGCCGGATAACAATCGAAAATGCTCCTGTTCACCCGACACCGCTGGTGGAATCGGTGGCGATGGGGTCTGTTGCTGCACCAATCCCGCAGCACCAGCCGGTGGTTCCAGCTGACTGGCGGGAGAAACAGCTACTTTCCGATGCCCAGTGCGAAACGCTTATTTATGCAGTGAATGCCTTCGCCCGCGATTTGCCCGGAACTTACAGGCCAATCAACGAAGGCTCCGGGCTGGAACCGTCCGAAGAGGGTTTTCGCTACCGTACGGGCTTCTTTCTCGGAGACGGTACCGGAGCGGGCAAGGGTCGTGAGATTGCCAGCGTTATCATGGACAGATGGCTGCAGGGCCATTGCCGCCATATCTGGGTCACCAAGAACGAAACCTTGCTCGAGGACGCCCGCCGGGACTGGTCAGCCCTTGGCGGCCTGCCGCTCGATATCCAGTCGCTTTCGAGTTGGAAACTGGGAAGGTCGGTTTCAATGTCAGGCGGGATTTTATTCGTCACTTATCCAACGCTGCGTTCGGGCCGGATGGATACGACAAGGCTCGCTCAAATATTGGAATGGGCAGGGGACGAATTTGACGGCGTCATCGCTTTTGACGAAGCCCATGCAATGGCGAATGCACTGGGAGGAACAGGAAGCCGAGGCAAGGTCAGAGGATCGGAGCAAGGCATCGCTGGTCTGCGGCTCCAAAATCTTTTGCCCCGAGCGCGGATAATATATGCATCGGCAACCGGTGCATCCGATATTGCAAATCTTGGCTATGCGGCGCGCCTTGGGCTCTGGGGGCCGGAAACCGCCTTTCCAAATTATGATAAGTTTCTATGCGATATCCGCGCCGGCGGCATATCTGCGATGGAACTGGTCGTGCGCGATCTTAAATCCCAAGGGCTTTATCTGGCCCGCGCCTTGTCCTTTGCGGGCGTTGAATATGAACTTCTCGAGCATGAACTTACCACAGAGCAGATATCGGTCTACGATAGTTATGCCGAGGCTTGGGCGATTATTCACAAAAATCTCGAGGCGGCCCTCGAAGCTACGCGGATCGTTGATGAGGATAGCGGCGATACGCTTAACCGAAATGCAAAAGCAGCGGCGCTTTCGATATTCGAGGGAACCAAGCAGCGTTTCTTCGCGCAGCTGCTGCTATCGATGAAACTTCCCAGCCTGCTCCCAGCGATCGAACAGGCATTGGAAGACAGACATTCCGCCGTTGTGCAGCTTGTCTCGACCGCCGAGGCCATGCTCAACCGCAGACTTGCCGATCTCAGCGCCGAAGAACGCGAACAGCTCGATATCGACCTGTCGCCGCGCGAATATGTGATTGATTATCTGGCCAAAAGTTTTCCGGTCCGTTTGATGCAGGTGTTCCGCGATGATGACGGCAACTTGCGATCAGAGCCTATGTCCACTTCTGAAGGCCATCCGGTGCTTTGCCCGCGCGCCGTTCAGGCGAGAGACGCGATGATCGAAAAGCTTTGTGCGCTTCCGCCCATTTGGGCGGCGCTTGATGCGGTAATCGAACGTTTTGGAACAGACCATGTTGCCGAAGTGACGGGCCGGACCCGCAGGCTTGTCAATGGCAGCGACGGACGTCAACGCCTTGAACGCCGTACGGCGCGGTCGAATTTAGTCGAAGCTCAGAGTTTCATGGACGGCGAGAAGCGCGTGCTGGTATTTTCTGATGCGGGCGGGACAGGCCGGTCCTATCATGCCGATCTGGACGTACAAAACCAGCAGCGCCGCGTGCATTTCCTTCTCGAACCGGGATGGCGGGCAGACAATGCCATACAAGGACTTGGCCGCACCAACCGCACCAACCAGGCATCCGCGCCGCTCTTTCGGCCCGTAACCACTGACGTCAAAGGCGAACGGCGGTTTATCTCCACGATCGCCCGGCGGCTCGATAGCCTTGGCGCATTGACCCGCGGCCAAAGGCAGACCGGCGGGCAAAACCTGTTTAATCCGGCTGATAATCTTGAAAGCGAATATGCTCGCGACGCGCTCACTAGCTGGTTCCACCTGCTCTATGCAGGTAAATTGGATGCCGTATCACTGGACCGTTTTCAGGATGTCACGGGCCTTAAGCTTGAAACACCCGATGGTGATCTGGCTGAAAAACTGCCAACCATCCAGCGCTGGCTAAACCGGATACTCGCGCTGCCCATCGCTTTGCAGAATGCAATATTTGATGAATATCTCTCGCTGATTGAAGCCCGCGTGGAAGCAGCGCGCGAAGCGGGAACCTTGGATCTCGGCGTTGAAACGATTGCGGTTGATACATTTGAAATTATGTCGGACAAGCTGCTCCGAACGGACAGCGTCTCTGGGGCAACCACGCATCTTGTGACGTTGAAAACACAGCGCCCGCTCAAACCGCTTCGCTTCAAGCGGCTTTACAAGCTTTACGATTTCAGCCTGCCGCAAGTTCAATTATTACGCAATGCGCGCTCCGGGGGTGTCGCCCTTTCTGTTCCGACCCGGCGTATGATCACCGATGAGGGAGAGACGATCGAACGTCGCCGGCTGATCAGGCCGCTAAAAACGGTAAACTGGACACTCGAAGCTTTGTCGGAAAGTCTCTGGGAGCGGGTTGATTTCAAAATCTTTCGAAAAGGCTGGTTGGAGGAGGAAGAACAAGCGGCGTCCGAAACGGCCCATGAACGCGTTCATCTTGCCACCGGATTGCTACTGCCAGTTTGGAATAAAATTCCAGGAGAGTTTGTCCGTGTCACCCGTATTGCTGCGAGCGACGGGTGTTCGATCATTGGCCGCGAAATTTCCGAACTCGATATGGCTGATCTCGCACGGGCCTTTGGTCTCGATCTTGATCAGACAATCAATCCCTCCCGGATTGCGGAAATGGTGATGCAAAGCGGCAAGCCGTTTTCAGTTCAATGCCATGATGACCTTATGGCCAAACGCTCACTGGTCAATGGCAGCCAGCGACTGGAACTGACGGGCTTTTCAGCCGAGCGTCTCAACTGGTATAAATCCAAAGGCTGTTTCACCGAGATTATCCGCTACCGCACGCGTCTATTCGTGCCGGTCAATGAAGCAGCGCAGATACTGGAAAAACTGGCGACCTAAGTGCTGCCGCTCTCCCCCAATTTCAAACCACCAGAAAGCGAACGCGTGATCCCTAGCAATGAGAGGGGAGGAGGCTTGGCTCTTTTGAACCCGGTTTTGGCGATGGTCGCAGAAAATCGTTGGTTCGTTTCTTCAGGAGTTATAAAATGTTCAAATCTATTCCACTCAACAAGCTCGTTGAATCCAAGAAAAATGTCCGCAAGCGGTCTGATCCCGCAACCGATGCATGGCTGAAGGCGGACATTGCAGCGCGTGGATTGTTACAAAATCTGGTCGTTAACGCGATTGCTCGGGGCAAATTTGAGGTCACGGCAGGTGGCCGGCGTCTCAAACAGTTGAAGGCTCTTGCCAAGGACAAGGCGATTAAGAAAAACGAGCCGATTACATGCCTCGTTAAAAACGGCGAAGCACATGAGATCCGCGAAATCAGTCTGGCCGAGAATTTCCAACGCGTAAAACTCAACCCTGCCGATGAAGCCGAAGCGTTTCAAGATATTGTGAACGATGGCGCCAGTGTTGAAGACGTCGCCATTCGCTTTGGTCAGACGGTTCGCTTTGTCGAAGGGCGTTTGCGGCTCGCCAAGCTCGCACCAGTGGTTTTTGAGGCTTTGGCAAGCGGCGACATCACGCTTGATATTGCGAAAGCTTACGGCGCAACCTCGGATGTCGAACGCCAGGCACAGATATTCGAGGAAGTGTCGGGAGGATATTACAGCGTAAATTCCGACAGCATCCGGCGCATGGTTCTGGACGCCTGTGTCCGGGCTAGCGATCCCCGTGCCGTTCTGGTCGGACGCGATGCTTATCTTGAGGCAGGCGGCAAAATCGACCGGGAACTCTTCGATGATGATGACAGTGAAAGCTGGGTTGACGTTGCTCTTCTTGAACGTCTCGCCGCTGAGAAAATGGAATGGCGGGCCGATGAGGTCAAAGACCAGTATGGTCTTGCCTGGGTAAAGCCAACGCTCGACTGTTATGTCTCGCATGATCTCGTCGAGGGCTTGAACCGGCTTCCTACAGAGTTTGAACCGCTTAGCGATGAAGCAATCGCGCGTCTGTCTGAATTGGAAATCGAATATGATGGTGAAGCCGTCATACTCGAAAATGAGGACAGTAGCGAAGATGATGTGTTCGCAGCCGAGAAACGCGTGTCGGAAATCGAACAGGAAATGCGCGCGCTCAACAATCGCAAGCCAATTCTGGCCGACGTGCTTCGCAGCGAAGCGGGCGCTTTTCTGGCGCTTGGCAATGACGGAGTACCGACATTGGTTCCGCAATATTATACGGACAAGGTTGATGCCCCTATCGAAGATGAAGGCGTCGAACTGGTCGAGGAAGGCGAGCCCGCCAAACCCAAGCGTGCAGCTCTTTCCAAACGACTGGTCGATGAACTGGCGATGCAGAGGCGCGATATTTTGTCGCTTCATGTGGCAAGCGATCCGGCGCTCGCGCTCGACTTTATGATCTTCACGCTTGCTGACGCTGAAAGTCATGATTGGCAGGCTCAGGAGGCATCGACGCTCAAGGGCCCCGTAGCACATGGTCCGGCGCATAATTTTGAGGCAAAGGACGCACCAGCAAGTGCAGCATTGGCGGAATTGCGCGGGTCTCTGGATGAAAGCTGGAAAGCAGGCACCACCGATGTTGAGCGTTTCATGGCATTTCGGGAGCTAAGCGATGACGCGCGCAGCGCCTGGCTCGGCCATGTCGTGTCGCGAACGCTCGTTGCAAGCCTGAATGTTGAAGGCGACCGGCAAGTCTCACTGCACGATTATCTGGGCGGTATCTTGGAAATCGATATGGCGGCTTGGTGGCGTCCGACTGCGGCCAATTATTTTGACCGTGTACCCAAGGCCAAAACGCTTGGCGGCATGCAAGAGGTTGGCGGTCTGGAACTTTCAAACCGCTACGGCGCATCCAAAAAGGCCGATCTTGCAGCAACGGCCGAGCGTATCTTCTCCGGAAACTTCATTGCTGAGGCTGAAGTCAAACAAGCTGCTGCGCGGTGGGTTCCCGATGCGATGCGCTTTGCTGATTTGTCTGCGGCTGATGAAGTTTTGGAAGATGAAGCTTCGGAAGCCGGCGCATCAGAAGATATTCCAGAGATAGCCGACAAGGCTGCCTGATCCTCCTCCTGACAGGTGGTCTTCTGGCTGAAGCGGCTTGCCTTTTTAAGGCAAGCCGCTTCTTTTCATCAAAATCATGGCAGTAGGCGGTTACCGGATCGCGGCCAGTTGACCGGCAACTTCCGGGAGTGATGCAATTTCAATGTCCTCAGAATGGGGATAGCTTTCGGAACCTGGATATATCACAAGCTTCCGGTCCGGCTGTATGTCATCGCAGGCATTATAAAAGCCTCTTTCCAATTTTGGCGTCAAGCTTCGCTTGATCTCAATCGCCCACCGTTTGCCTGTGGGCAGCGTCAGAAGGAGATCGATTTCTGCTCCTGCCGATGTCCTGTAAAAATTAGCCAGCGTAGCTTCAGGTGCGGCAGCGATCAGGCTTTCGATGACAAATCCTTCCCAGCTGGCTCCGGCGACCGGATGGCCAAGCAGGGCTTCGAGATTGTCTATGCCCAGTAGCGCGTGAACAATGCCGCTATCACGTACATAAACACGCGGAGATTTGACCAGTCTTTTGCCGGTATTATTGTGCCAGGGTTCAAGACGACGAACGAGCAACAGATCAACCATCAAGTCAAGATAGGAGGCAACCGTCTTTCCATCGACCCCCAGTGATCTTGCGAAATCGGCAGCGTTTAATAGGCCGGACTGATGATGTGCGAGCATGACCCAGAAACGTCTGAGTGTTTCAGCGGCAATTCTCGGCCCCAATTGCGGGATGTCCCGCTCCAGATAGCTGCGGATAAAATCCCTGCGCCAGCGCATGCTCGTCTGATTGCTTTTGGCAAGGTAACTGTCCGGGAATCCACCCCTTACCCAAAGTTCATTCAAGTCACCTGAATCGATTTCAAGAGGGTCAAGTGGCCGCATTTCCAGATAGGAGATGCGGCCCGCCAGACTTTCGCCCGACTGGCGCATCAGGTCCAGAGATGCTGATCCTAACAGGAGGAACCGGCCCGTTCTCCTTCCCTTTTTACGACCTTTGTCAATCAATCCGCGCAAGTTCTGGAAAAGGTCCGGAACACGGTGAACTTCATCGAGGATTACAAGCTTGTCTTCATGGTTACCAAGATAAAGCTCCGGTTCTCTAATTCGGGATCGGTCAGCATCCGATTCCAGATCGAGATAGAGGGAAGGACCGCTTTCACCAATTTCCTGCGCTAGAGTCGTTTTACCCACCTGACGCGGCCCCAGCAAGGCAACTGCGGGGCTTTCAGCCAGTCTTTCAAGCAAAATATCGTGAATTCGGCGGTC
This genomic window contains:
- a CDS encoding toprim domain-containing protein; this encodes MSRNVLTNPTSSLENTARQICEKFSGYWKNSKGMCCCPAHDDNTPSLGVSIGRNAILFHCFAGCPQKDVLAGLERQGVPARSLFSGSSVSIPAANPKEIKPSANAQRLWRQAQRLQGSIARTYLQKRLISITSPELRFLERTPLRPKGHVRFLPAMLAAVRTDAEIMAIHRTFLLADGSGQADFIKPKRALGSLGTGAVRLFPPKNGVLGLAEGTESAMSATQLTGIPTWATLGNERFGIVTIPESVKRLYLFVDHDAGGDLAEAKAREHFQMPDRSIIARRPGQRGDDWNNELFRAIAAST
- a CDS encoding strawberry notch-like NTP hydrolase domain-containing protein, yielding MTLQNAQLQLDDTQDLASEIIIKAAQEITGRLGTGSQVTRKDINAIFETLTGSSDATDGWSVKMTGCAIELAELIWLREHSGISLNSDFAEVDKCFMALEQVLPPQHNRHDDQIALQQFSTPTRLAWAMALAAGISRDDIVLEPSAGTGILAIWPHLVGAKLILNEIDDLRSACLSELFPGAVLSSHDGELINELLPSRHNPNLVLMNPPFACSAERGKDGRSALRHLRSAWRRMAVGGRLVAIMPEGFSAAKFAKSEPAPCALRLDVRIIRSFTRRGTGITVRLVVIDKIAAEQCAAPIDIADFEGLYDACCALPERAASKSTAQTSRPKANPLALVSSYRSKRPVAQVSKSSPDMQIFEKLIFEVLDDAAPTPEQKGIYLAYRPSRITIENAPVHPTPLVESVAMGSVAAPIPQHQPVVPADWREKQLLSDAQCETLIYAVNAFARDLPGTYRPINEGSGLEPSEEGFRYRTGFFLGDGTGAGKGREIASVIMDRWLQGHCRHIWVTKNETLLEDARRDWSALGGLPLDIQSLSSWKLGRSVSMSGGILFVTYPTLRSGRMDTTRLAQILEWAGDEFDGVIAFDEAHAMANALGGTGSRGKVRGSEQGIAGLRLQNLLPRARIIYASATGASDIANLGYAARLGLWGPETAFPNYDKFLCDIRAGGISAMELVVRDLKSQGLYLARALSFAGVEYELLEHELTTEQISVYDSYAEAWAIIHKNLEAALEATRIVDEDSGDTLNRNAKAAALSIFEGTKQRFFAQLLLSMKLPSLLPAIEQALEDRHSAVVQLVSTAEAMLNRRLADLSAEEREQLDIDLSPREYVIDYLAKSFPVRLMQVFRDDDGNLRSEPMSTSEGHPVLCPRAVQARDAMIEKLCALPPIWAALDAVIERFGTDHVAEVTGRTRRLVNGSDGRQRLERRTARSNLVEAQSFMDGEKRVLVFSDAGGTGRSYHADLDVQNQQRRVHFLLEPGWRADNAIQGLGRTNRTNQASAPLFRPVTTDVKGERRFISTIARRLDSLGALTRGQRQTGGQNLFNPADNLESEYARDALTSWFHLLYAGKLDAVSLDRFQDVTGLKLETPDGDLAEKLPTIQRWLNRILALPIALQNAIFDEYLSLIEARVEAAREAGTLDLGVETIAVDTFEIMSDKLLRTDSVSGATTHLVTLKTQRPLKPLRFKRLYKLYDFSLPQVQLLRNARSGGVALSVPTRRMITDEGETIERRRLIRPLKTVNWTLEALSESLWERVDFKIFRKGWLEEEEQAASETAHERVHLATGLLLPVWNKIPGEFVRVTRIAASDGCSIIGREISELDMADLARAFGLDLDQTINPSRIAEMVMQSGKPFSVQCHDDLMAKRSLVNGSQRLELTGFSAERLNWYKSKGCFTEIIRYRTRLFVPVNEAAQILEKLAT
- a CDS encoding ParB/RepB/Spo0J family partition protein; amino-acid sequence: MFKSIPLNKLVESKKNVRKRSDPATDAWLKADIAARGLLQNLVVNAIARGKFEVTAGGRRLKQLKALAKDKAIKKNEPITCLVKNGEAHEIREISLAENFQRVKLNPADEAEAFQDIVNDGASVEDVAIRFGQTVRFVEGRLRLAKLAPVVFEALASGDITLDIAKAYGATSDVERQAQIFEEVSGGYYSVNSDSIRRMVLDACVRASDPRAVLVGRDAYLEAGGKIDRELFDDDDSESWVDVALLERLAAEKMEWRADEVKDQYGLAWVKPTLDCYVSHDLVEGLNRLPTEFEPLSDEAIARLSELEIEYDGEAVILENEDSSEDDVFAAEKRVSEIEQEMRALNNRKPILADVLRSEAGAFLALGNDGVPTLVPQYYTDKVDAPIEDEGVELVEEGEPAKPKRAALSKRLVDELAMQRRDILSLHVASDPALALDFMIFTLADAESHDWQAQEASTLKGPVAHGPAHNFEAKDAPASAALAELRGSLDESWKAGTTDVERFMAFRELSDDARSAWLGHVVSRTLVASLNVEGDRQVSLHDYLGGILEIDMAAWWRPTAANYFDRVPKAKTLGGMQEVGGLELSNRYGASKKADLAATAERIFSGNFIAEAEVKQAAARWVPDAMRFADLSAADEVLEDEASEAGASEDIPEIADKAA
- a CDS encoding ATP-binding protein, whose translation is MIDRRIHDILLERLAESPAVALLGPRQVGKTTLAQEIGESGPSLYLDLESDADRSRIREPELYLGNHEDKLVILDEVHRVPDLFQNLRGLIDKGRKKGRRTGRFLLLGSASLDLMRQSGESLAGRISYLEMRPLDPLEIDSGDLNELWVRGGFPDSYLAKSNQTSMRWRRDFIRSYLERDIPQLGPRIAAETLRRFWVMLAHHQSGLLNAADFARSLGVDGKTVASYLDLMVDLLLVRRLEPWHNNTGKRLVKSPRVYVRDSGIVHALLGIDNLEALLGHPVAGASWEGFVIESLIAAAPEATLANFYRTSAGAEIDLLLTLPTGKRWAIEIKRSLTPKLERGFYNACDDIQPDRKLVIYPGSESYPHSEDIEIASLPEVAGQLAAIR